Below is a window of Synergistaceae bacterium DNA.
CATGTAGTAAAGGTAATCAGCTAATTTTTTAGGAGCTGTGAAGGGTGCTGCATATGCCGTAACTGCAAGCACGAGAACGAGAAGTAATGCTCCAATAACGCGAGATTGATATTTTGATTTGTGTTGCATAATGTTAATTGTAGTTCCTTTCATACAATAAATTTCGATTCAATTCTATAGTTACATACTCTAAACTGTCAAATGCAATAATACTTAGTCAAGAAATAGCATCTGTCCCAATCAAGAATCTTTAAATCTGACTCTTTTTCCGGGTGAATGTTGAACTCATCGAAGACCATAATTGTTTTGTTCTCCAAATCATAAAGCGGCCACTCATGAGCTTTACCGTCGGGAGAAATTTCTGCGCTTAGTGAAGGATTGCCGGTCTTCGCGAATTGAACCCACATTTTACGCATAGTCTTTGAAAATGTCTCGTCAAATCTTCTCCCAGTTACAAGAGTCTCTTCAGGGTGATTGAACACTGTCGAAAGCTCTACAGCATGTCCGCTTCTCATTAAGGGTATTGAAGACTCAACCCTGAAATAATAAGTGTAAGACTTTCCGCCGGCCTTTGTTTGATTCTCCGACATTCTGAACAGGGGCGCAATAAATACGATTTGATCAAATAATTTGCTTGTGATGGAGTATTTCGGGGTTATGTTATTTGCGTCATTGCAGAAACTCTCAACAAGTGCTTTCTCTTTATCCGTCAATTGAGCCATTTTCTTGGCCAGACGTGCAGCAGCAAACGCATTGTAATTATCACCTAAGCTGACCACGAAATAACCCATTTCATTTTTTGTGCAGCCCTGAAGAAAATCTATATCTTTTGCAGCACCATTAGCATACGCCGCATAAGGGTCAAGAGGCAAATATTTCCCGTCCCTTTCTGCCCACACGCGCAATGTGAGTATGTCGCCTTCATCAACAAATTTTTGTATATCAACTTTTTGCAGGTCAGCAACAGTTTTGCAGCCTAATTTTTTCATTAATTCATTTGTGCATGCAATAGCTTCTTCTGTAGAACGCGTGAAAACTGGTGAGCCGCTTTGTGCAATTACGCGCTTAAAATATTGGTGTGAACCTTTTATTAACGGAAGCAGAGACACACTGCCGCCGCCTGCTGATTGTCCGAAAATTGTTACGTTGTTAGGGTCGCCGCCGAAAGATGCAATATTTTCGTGTACCCATTTTAACGCCATTATCTGATCCATAAGTCCGAGATTCTGTGCGTCGGGGTAATCTTTGCCGTCTGGGAGGTGTGATAAATGGAAGAAGCCGAAAACGCCGAGCCTATACTCTATTGAAACAAGTATTACATCGGGATTTTCTTTTACGAAATTAGTACCTTCTTCGCGGGGTTCTACTGTTCCGCCTACTTCAAAAGCTCCGCCGTGAATCCATACCATAACAGGTTTATTTTTTCTGCCGTCGTCAGCTTTCCACACGTTAAGATATAGACAGTCTTCACCCTGAACATAAAGAGAAGCAACTTGCCACCTATCATCAACTTGACAAGGACTCTTCGCGTTGTAATATGCCTCGTAAACGCCGTCATCAGGGACAACATCAACGGGAGCTTTCCAGCGCAAATTTTCTACAGGCTGCTGACCTACAAAAGGAATGCCCTTAAACGCTATGACACCATCAATTTTTTTGCCTACAAATGTCCCGTTAATGCACTTGACTGCAAGCGATTTATCATAATTGCCGTCTGTGATTCTCTTGTTTTCGCCGTATTGAGCTCTAAGTTCTGCTTTTAGCTCGCTCATTGTTTTATCAGTGCTGGGAGCCTCAAAAACTTTTTTCCCCTCGAAGTATGTTGCTGCGGGCTTGACAGTGTGAATCTCCATAACCGGACAAGTAAGAACGTCCTTATTTAATAGAAGGAAATCTGCATATTTGCCGGGTTTAATGCTGCCTCGTTCATTCTCGATAAACATTTGCTTTGCACAATTTATAGTCATTGCGATTAAAGCCTGTTCGCGCGTTACAAGTTCTTCCGGCCACCAAGGAGCCCCGTTTTCAGAATGAAGTACGCCCGTAACTGCAATTTCCATGATTCCGAACGGATCATCAGGACTGCCGCTCAATGCCGGATAATCTGAATGAATCGACACAGGGATATTATTATCAAAGAATGATTTAAACGGGTAAGATTTGTCCTCCATGCCTGCAGGAACCGCGCCCATTTTCCGCATTTCTTCAGCCATTCCAGTAAAACCGTGATGCCAAGTTACGCCCGAAGTAACATAAATATTATGATCTACAATACGTTTGTAATCATCAGAATTTACATTACGCACGTGAACAATAGTATTGCGCAGTTCATCTTTCCCGCCGTTGATGAAGGCATTTATAACGCAATTCACAGCTTTGTTGCCTAATGCGTGTATGTGCATGGTCAAACCGTTTACATTAGCTTTACGAGTCAAATTTGTTATTTCTTCTTCTGTCCAGTTTGCTATACCTTGATGGCCGTCGGGATAAAGCGGATCGACAAATCCTGTGCCGGTTTCAACAGTGCCGTCCATTAAAAGTTTAATCCATCTCGGCATTACACGTGTTGAAGCGAATTTTTTTGCGTCGACTGCTCCTGCTAAAGCCTCATCAACATTCATCCAACTTTCAATTTCATATGGCAGACCAACTACAAAATGTAATTTTCCGGCCTTGTCTAACTGCTGGAGAGCCTTATAATAATTTGTGTTGACGAAATAATTTCCCCAGCCCTCATGGTACATTGTATAACCCTCTGATAACATGTGATGTTCGATTTCAGCCAAATTAGCTGTTGCCATATCAAGTGTATAAATATTATCTAAGAATGAACGTACATAAGTCTGCGCCTGTTCCGAGAGAAAGCCTGTAGGTGTGCCGTCTGAACCTATTTGAATTTCTCCGCCGCGTATTTCTGTCTTGCCTGCAGTGCCGTCAGCTTTCATGATTCCTGCTTGGACAAGCATAAGAGTGTTCGTGATTGCTTTGTGGCATTCATCGTCCAAAAAGTAAATGGGGAGATCGCTGCAAATTGCGTCTAATTCCTGTCGGGTGGGTATGTGAGAAAAACTATTGAGACTCCAGCCTTGACCGAATACAGCTTTTGCTCCCGTTTCTCTTGCCTTCTTGACAGCAGCGGGAAGAATTTCAGTCATAAATTTGTTCGTGTCATCATTGTATCCTACCATTGTGCCGATTGTCGAGAGAGCATAACCTAACATATAATGTGCGTGGCCGTTACCGCAGCCGGACATAACAAGCCCCTTGCCGGTGTAGTCAATAATTTCTGTCTTGCCTTTCTCGATAAATGACTCTGCACCCTTCTTATCGCCTACATAAATATATTTTCCGTCCTTCACTGCAAACGCTTCTACAATTTGATTATTTTCTGAAGTGAAAATTTTTCCGTAGACAACAAGATCTGCGGGTGTTCCTGCCGAACTGCAAGCAACTAAACTTACAGCCATAATTACAGCTAATACGAGACTAAATACTTTTTTCGAGAGCTTCATAAATTATATCCTCCTAAATATTAGTATATTCTTCTTTATAGCACAAAACCGCTCAATATTGCAAAAACTGAATACACCGCACAAAGCCACGGGAACCAATTACCAGTCGCACCGTATATAGTTTGTCTGCCCTTCTTGGGGATATCAAGATAAATCATTCCTGTATGAACGTTCATTACATTAGACATGTGAAGAGGCCGGCCGTAGACATCATAAAGTATAATATTTCCGTTGACAGGGTTTCTAAGGACTGAGAATCCGCATTCAATAGCGCGTGCTTGTATGGCATAAGACGTAAAATATTGGAACGCTTCCCAGTCATAAGAGGGATTTATGAAAATGTCAGCTTCACGGCCGTTATATGCATATTTATTCGAAGTATAATCAGCGCAAATAAGATATGTATATTTCACTCCGTCAACTTCAATAACGGGAGTCTTGCCGTCGCCTCTTTCCGTGAAGGGTTCTTCTACCACCGGGACAAGATGATTCTTCAAGTAAGTGTTAAGAAGTTCGCCGTTACTATTTATAAAGTTTAAAGTGTTCTTCTTTTTCTGGGATTCTATAACAATTGGGAAGTATTATATTAATTTTGTTCTCGCGCGCTATAGTTTTTACCTGAGCTATAAATTTTTCAGTTGAAGACTCCGAGCACGTAAACGCCTCTTCAGGGAAGACCAGCAAAATTGATTCATTCTGTACCGCACGTTTTGCACGCTCAGTGATTATATCAATATTGGCCTGAAACATTTTTTCTTCATCTGAGCCGGTATATTTAGCAAGAATTGATTTATCTTCAAGCAAGAGATTAAAATTTTCTACACCTGCAGCGACTCTTACTGTTTTATCGGCTGTAGTTATTTTCTCTACGGTGAACATGCCCGCGCTGACAATGCCGTATCCGATAACATTTATAAGAGCGTCTTTGCGTGCGCCTTCCTCCCAAATATAATTTACGATTGAAGCAAATAACGTAACTATGAATGACACGCCGACTACTCCTGTAACGCTTGCAACCTGCATTAGTCCTATATTCCAGAATTGCGACACAAACAGAGAAGTCATAACAGAAATAAACGGGTTATCGATGAAAAATTCTGCTGCTGCCACTGCTGCCGGAAACGCGTAATAAGCAATAATTCTCTTAGCTCGCAAATATCTGCAAAGGAAATACACAAAAAAACGGGAACCAAATTCTTATTCCGTTAAAT
It encodes the following:
- a CDS encoding carboxylesterase family protein, whose protein sequence is MKLSKKVFSLVLAVIMAVSLVACSSAGTPADLVVYGKIFTSENNQIVEAFAVKDGKYIYVGDKKGAESFIEKGKTEIIDYTGKGLVMSGCGNGHAHYMLGYALSTIGTMVGYNDDTNKFMTEILPAAVKKARETGAKAVFGQGWSLNSFSHIPTRQELDAICSDLPIYFLDDECHKAITNTLMLVQAGIMKADGTAGKTEIRGGEIQIGSDGTPTGFLSEQAQTYVRSFLDNIYTLDMATANLAEIEHHMLSEGYTMYHEGWGNYFVNTNYYKALQQLDKAGKLHFVVGLPYEIESWMNVDEALAGAVDAKKFASTRVMPRWIKLLMDGTVETGTGFVDPLYPDGHQGIANWTEEEITNLTRKANVNGLTMHIHALGNKAVNCVINAFINGGKDELRNTIVHVRNVNSDDYKRIVDHNIYVTSGVTWHHGFTGMAEEMRKMGAVPAGMEDKSYPFKSFFDNNIPVSIHSDYPALSGSPDDPFGIMEIAVTGVLHSENGAPWWPEELVTREQALIAMTINCAKQMFIENERGSIKPGKYADFLLLNKDVLTCPVMEIHTVKPAATYFEGKKVFEAPSTDKTMSELKAELRAQYGENKRITDGNYDKSLAVKCINGTFVGKKIDGVIAFKGIPFVGQQPVENLRWKAPVDVVPDDGVYEAYYNAKSPCQVDDRWQVASLYVQGEDCLYLNVWKADDGRKNKPVMVWIHGGAFEVGGTVEPREEGTNFVKENPDVILVSIEYRLGVFGFFHLSHLPDGKDYPDAQNLGLMDQIMALKWVHENIASFGGDPNNVTIFGQSAGGGSVSLLPLIKGSHQYFKRVIAQSGSPVFTRSTEEAIACTNELMKKLGCKTVADLQKVDIQKFVDEGDILTLRVWAERDGKYLPLDPYAAYANGAAKDIDFLQGCTKNEMGYFVVSLGDNYNAFAAARLAKKMAQLTDKEKALVESFCNDANNITPKYSITSKLFDQIVFIAPLFRMSENQTKAGGKSYTYYFRVESSIPLMRSGHAVELSTVFNHPEETLVTGRRFDETFSKTMRKMWVQFAKTGNPSLSAEISPDGKAHEWPLYDLENKTIMVFDEFNIHPEKESDLKILDWDRCYFLTKYYCI